A region of Lycium barbarum isolate Lr01 chromosome 3, ASM1917538v2, whole genome shotgun sequence DNA encodes the following proteins:
- the LOC132629786 gene encoding auxin-responsive protein SAUR32-like, which translates to MVKRLIGKLKTQYLQLIPTHTTPNAAEIVDKIVETPRKTYGKVPNDVKEGHFAVFSVNPEEEPQRFVVELHWLTHLSFLKLLKQAEDEYGFRPEGVLEFPCRAEELEKVLATCAIAV; encoded by the coding sequence ATGGTCAAGCGTTTAATTGGCAAGCTCAAAACTCAATATCTTCAATTAATTCCCACACACACAACCCCAAATGCTGCGGAAATCGTCGATAAAATCGTCGAAACACCGAGAAAGACTTATGGAAAGGTGCCAAATGATGTGAAAGAAGGACACTTTGCTGTATTTTCAGTGAATCCTGAAGAGGAACCACAGAGATTTGTGGTGGAGTTGCATTGGCTAACACATCTATCATTCTTGAAATTACTTAAACAAGCTGAAGATGAATATGGATTTAGGCCagagggtgttcttgaatttccTTGTCGTGCTGAGGAATTGGAAAAAGTTCTTGCTACTTGTGCTATTGCTGTTTAA
- the LOC132630011 gene encoding uncharacterized protein LOC132630011: MSDPNSTSITKTVRVLIKGRIQGVSYRGWTVDNATELGLSGWVRNRKDGTVEAMFSGSSEKVLEMERRCWEGPPAAEVTGVDVNACDEDMVPGFECRLTV; the protein is encoded by the exons ATGTCGGATCCCAATTCTACATCCATTACTAAAACT GTTAGGGTTTTGATTAAAGGGAGAATACAGGGCGTATCGTATAGGGGTTGGACAGTGGATAATGCGACGGAATTGGGATTGAGTGGTTGGGTTAGGAACAGAAAGGACGGCACCGTGGAAGCCATGTTTTCAGGTAGTTCTGAGAAGGTTCTAGAAATGGAGCGCCGCTGTTGGGAGGGCCCACCAGCAGCTGAAGTCACAGGCGTGGATGTTAACGCTTGTGATGAAGATATGGTGCCGGGGTTTGAATGTAGGCTAACTGTGTGA
- the LOC132630175 gene encoding auxin-responsive protein SAUR32-like: MVKFKIISKLLKAQFLHQLIIPNSKKRPNNATTTDQYLPETPRGHFAVFSVNPGEEPQRFVVDLQWLTHPSFLKLLKQAKDEYGFKQKGVLEFPCRAEELEKVLATCAVAV; this comes from the coding sequence ATGGTGAAGTTCAAGATCATTAGCAAGTTATTGAAGGCTCAATTTCTTCATCAATTGATCATACCAAATTCTAAAAAGAGACCAAATAACGCTACTACTACAGATCAGTACTTACCCGAAACGCCACGTGGACACTTTGCTGTATTCTCAGTGAATCCTGGAGAGGAACCACAAAGATTTGTGGTGGATTTGCAATGGCTAACACATCCATCTTTCTTGAAATTATTAAAACAAGCTAAAGATGAATATGGCTTTAAACAAAAAGGTGTTCTTGAATTCCCTTGTCGGGCTGAGGAATTGGAGAAGGTTCTTGCCACGTGTGCTGTTGCAGTTTAA
- the LOC132630009 gene encoding uncharacterized protein LOC132630009 has protein sequence MAMLAPCASSFATKKFTCHLTNSALFKSHFIKNYLEPPSCQCQSRTFFMLTQNALHLYRRSTTRFSFKLHLLLPLSLGPSSSLPFCFGSVLPCSPLHKFHSPLFSSPMSSLNSDANPVAKTVRAVIKGRVQGVFYRDWTVENAKELGLKGWVRNRRDGTVEALFSGSPEKVQEMEQRCRRGPPSAIVTGLDVFPCDDDPGTGFERKQTA, from the exons ATGGCAATGTTGGCACCTTGTGCATCATCTTTTGCTACCAAAAAATTCACTTGTCATTTGACAAATTCAGCACTCTTCAAATCCCACTTTATCAAGAACTATCTAGAACCACCATCATGTCAATGTCAATCAAGAACCTTTTTTATGCTTACCCAAAATGCTCTTCATTTATATAGGAGGAGTACAACAAGATTCTCCTTTAAGCTTCACTTGTTACTACCTCTTAGTCTTGGTCCTAGTTCTTCTCTTCCATTTTGCTTTGGTTCTGTTCTTCCTTGTTCTCCTCTTCACAAATTTCATTCACCTCTTTTCTCATCTCCTATGTCCTCCTTAAATTCAGATGCCAACCCTGTTGCTAAAACG GTTAGAGCTGTGATTAAAGGGAGAGTGCAAGGGGTGTTTTACAGGGACTGGACTGTGGAGAATGCTAAGGAGTTGGGCTTGAAAGGTTGGGTTCGAAATCGGAGGGATGGAACGGTGGAAGCTTTGTTTTCTGGAAGCCCAGAAAAGGTTCAGGAAATGGAGCAGCGGTGTCGGAGGGGTCCACCATCTGCTATTGTCACCGGACTAGATGTCTTTCCCTGTGATGATGACCCCGGAACAGGGTTCGAACGCAAACAAACTGCTTGA